From Arcobacter arenosus:
GGAACAATTATCCATACAGGTGACTTTAAAATTGACCATACTCCAATTGATGGTTTCCCTACAGATTTACATAGATTTGCACATTATGGTGAAGAGGGTGTTTTATTATTAATGTCTGACTCAACAAACTCTCATTCTCCTGGTTTTACAAAATCTGAGAAGACTGTTGGTCCTACTTTTGATAGATTATTTTCAACTGCAAAAGGTAGAGTTATAATGTCAACTTTCTCTTCAAATATTCATAGAGTTGCTCAAGCAATTGATCATGCTATGAAATATGGTAGAAAAGTTTGTGTTATTGGAAGATCAATGGAAAAAAACTTAGACTTAGCAATGAGTTTAGGTTATATAAAATTCCCAAAAGATCAATTTATTGATGCACATGAAGTTAATAAATATAAAGATAATGAAGTATTAATAGTAACTACAGGTTCACAGGGTGAATCTATGAGTGCTCTTTATAGAATGTCTATTCATGAGCATAGACATATTAAAATTAAGCCAGGTGATCAAATTATCCTATCGGCTAAAGCAATTCCTGGAAATGAAGCAAGTGTATCTCAAATAATTAATCACTTACTTAAAGCTGGTGCACAAGTAGCATATCAAGACTTTAGCGAAATTCATGTTTCTGGACACGCTGCACAAGAAGAGCAAAAATTAATGTTAAGATTAGTAAAACCTAAATTCTTTATGCCAATTCATGGGGAATATAACCATGCAGTTAAACATGCAAAAACTGGTATAGATTGTGGTGTTCTTGAAAGAAACACTTATATTATGAGTGATGGTGAACAAGTTGAAGTTAGTCCAAAATATCTAAAAAAAGTTAAGTCAGTAAAAACTGGAAAAATTTATATTGACAATCAATTAAATAACAAGATTTCTAATGATATTGTTATGGATAGACAAACAATGGCAAACGAAGGTGTTGTTATGATTGTTGCTCAAATTAATGAAAATGATAGAAAAATGGAACAAAGACCAAGAGTTTCTTCTTTTGGTTTAGTACCAGATAAGTTAGATAAACAATTTTCAAAAGAGATTGAAGATTTATTATTAACTTTCTTAGAAAATGTAAAAGAGGGTATCTTCAAAAACAATAAAATTGTTGAAGATGAAATTAGAAAAGTTGTTAGAAAACATTGTGTTAGAAAATATAAAAAATACCCAGTGATAGTTCCAACAATTTTTGTTATATAAGGTAGAAAATGGATTTTAATAAAATTGCCCAAGAGGTATTAGATACAGAAGCAA
This genomic window contains:
- a CDS encoding ribonuclease J; this encodes MEKNEAKNQEDIAKKTVSSNEEKPKQQNNRRRPRNNNQGNKQANQNNTTTNDSTEDNGERKNTNNQQKRRRSSNSNRAKTHTSKTNSAWINDLKKAHIINEKSHKDRLNPHNKLNLSTNAKVRITPLGGLGEIGGNMMVIETEKSAIIVDVGMSFPDEDMHGVDILIPDFTYIRQIKDKIEAVVITHGHEDHIGAMPYLYKELQFPIYGTSLPLEMIGSKFDEHKIKDHRKFFRPVEKRVPIKIGDFEIEWIHITHSIIDASSLAIKTEAGTIIHTGDFKIDHTPIDGFPTDLHRFAHYGEEGVLLLMSDSTNSHSPGFTKSEKTVGPTFDRLFSTAKGRVIMSTFSSNIHRVAQAIDHAMKYGRKVCVIGRSMEKNLDLAMSLGYIKFPKDQFIDAHEVNKYKDNEVLIVTTGSQGESMSALYRMSIHEHRHIKIKPGDQIILSAKAIPGNEASVSQIINHLLKAGAQVAYQDFSEIHVSGHAAQEEQKLMLRLVKPKFFMPIHGEYNHAVKHAKTGIDCGVLERNTYIMSDGEQVEVSPKYLKKVKSVKTGKIYIDNQLNNKISNDIVMDRQTMANEGVVMIVAQINENDRKMEQRPRVSSFGLVPDKLDKQFSKEIEDLLLTFLENVKEGIFKNNKIVEDEIRKVVRKHCVRKYKKYPVIVPTIFVI